Proteins encoded within one genomic window of Triticum dicoccoides isolate Atlit2015 ecotype Zavitan unplaced genomic scaffold, WEW_v2.0 scaffold116482, whole genome shotgun sequence:
- the LOC119343118 gene encoding peroxidase 2-like — protein sequence MAAASLKLSVALACVLLLSSSACHGLEVGYYKKTCPRVEAIVRDEVKKFVYKNAGIGAGLIRMFFHDCFVQGCDGSVLLDPTPANPQPEKLSPPNFPSLRGFEVIDAAKDAVEKACPGVVSCADIVAFASRDAAYFLSKMKIKINMPAGRLDGRVSNSTEALDNLPPPFFNLDQLVASFAAKGLSAEDMVVLSGAHTIGVSHCSSFVSDRIAVTSDIDGGFANFLRRRCPANPSTANDPTVNQDVVTPNALDNQYYKNVLAHKVLFTSDAALLTTPATTQMVRDSANIPGQWEAKFNKAMVKMGAIDVKTGKQGEIRRKCRVVNH from the coding sequence ATGGCCGCAGCTTCCCTTAAGCTTTCTGTTGCGCTGGCATGCGTACTGCTGCTGTCGTCGTCGGCGTGCCATGGCCTGGAGGTGGGTTACTACAAGAAGACATGCCCCCGAGTGGAGGCCATCGTGAGGGACGAGGTGAAGAAGTTCGTCTACAAGAACGCCGGCATCGGCGCCGGCCTCATCCGCATGttcttccacgactgcttcgtccAGGGATGTGATGGCTCCGTCCTCCTCGACCCGACGCCGGCCAACCCGCAGCCCGAGAAGCTGAGCCCTCCCAACTTCCCCAGCCTGCGTGGCTTCGAGGTGATCGACGCGGCCAAGGACGCCGTCGAGAAGGCGTGCCCCGGAGTGGTCTCGTGCGCCGACATCGTCGCCTTCGCCAGCCGCGACGCAGCCTACTTCCTTAGCAAGATGAAGATCAAGATCAACATGCCGGCGGGCCGCCTCGACGGCCGCGTTTCCAATTCCACGGAGGCCCTGGACAACCTGCCGCCACCATTCTTCAACCTCGACCAGCTCGTCGCCAGCTTCGCCGCTAAGGGCCTCAGCGCCGAGGACATGGTCGTGCTCTCCGGCGCCCACACCATCGGGGTCTCCCACTGCTCGTCCTTCGTCTCCGACCGCATCGCCGTCACCTCCGACATCGACGGTGGCTTCGCCAACTTCCTGAGGAGGAGGTGCCCCGCCAACCCGAGCACGGCCAACGACCCCACGGTGAACCAAGACGTGGTGACCCCCAACGCTCTCGATAACCAGTACTACAAGAATGTCCTCGCACACAAGGTGTTGTTCACGTCCGACGCCGCCCTTCTCACGACACCGGCGACGACACAGATGGTGCGCGACAGTGCCAACATCCCCGGGCAGTGGGAGGCCAAGTTTAACAAGGCCATGGTCAAGATGGGAGCCATCGATGTGAAGACCGGCAAGCAAGGCGAAATCAGGAGGAAGTGCAGGGTCGTCAACCACTGA